In Sorghum bicolor cultivar BTx623 chromosome 8, Sorghum_bicolor_NCBIv3, whole genome shotgun sequence, one genomic interval encodes:
- the LOC8082811 gene encoding protein CUP-SHAPED COTYLEDON 1, whose translation MERFGVLGTRLGLDGVGIGGGGGGGELPPGFRFHPTDEELITYYLLRKAVDGSFCGRAIAEIDLNKCEPWELPDKAKMGEKEWYFYSLRDRKYPTGLRTNRATVAGYWKATGKDREIRSGRSGALVGMKKTLVFYRGRAPKGHKTHWVMHEFRLDGTYAYHFLPTSTRDEWVIARVFQKPGEVPPARKQHHRLGGLSSAGESCFSDSTSASIGGGGGASASSAPRPLPLTVTDASSLSLFAANAAADGDTSSYCGGHGGGAANTGNKLVTGRELVPCFSTSTTTGAALDAAALGIGQPYNAAVPPPLAFEAPPLPTPAFFPNLRSSLQVQDNHLQLPLFLSAGGGGGLSGTLGGGALHHWPFAGMEVKVEGRSAPPQMAVGPGQLDGAFGWGF comes from the exons ATGGAGCGGTTCGGCGTGCTGGGCACGCGGCTGGGCCTGGACGGCGTCGGCatcggcggaggaggaggtggaggcgAGCTGCCGCCGGGGTTCCGGTTCCACCCGACGGACGAGGAGCTCATCACCTACTACCTCCTCCGCAAGGCCGTCGACGGCAGCTTCTGCGGCCGCGCCATCGCCGAGATCGACCTCAACAAGTGCGAGCCATGGGAGCTCCCAG ACAAGGCGAAGATGGGGGAGAAGGAGTGGTACTTCTACAGCCTCCGCGACCGCAAGTACCCGACGGGGCTGCGCACCAACCGCGCCACGGTGGCCGGGTACTGGAAGGCCACCGGCAAGGACCGCGAGATCCGCAGCGGCCGCTCCGGCGCGCTGGTCGGCATGAAGAAGACGCTCGTCTTCTACCGCGGCCGCGCACCCAAAGGACACAAGACGCACTGGGTCATGCACGAGTTCCGCCTCGACGGCACCTACGCCTACCATTTCCTCCCCACCTCCACAAGG GATGAGTGGGTGATCGCGAGGGTGTTCCAGAAGCCCGGCGAGGTCCCACCCGCCCGCAAGCAACACCACCGCCTCGGCGGCCTGAGCAGCGCCGGCGAGTCCTGCTTCTCGGACTCCACCTCGGCCTccatcggcggcggcggaggcgcgtCGGCTTCATCCGCGCCTCGCCCGCTGCCGCTCACGGTCACGGACGCCTCATCGCTGTCGCTGTTTGCGGCCAATGCCGCCGCCGACGGCGACACCAGCTCCTACTGCGGCGGCCACGGCGGTGGCGCCGCCAACACTGGCAACAAACTGGTCACCGGCCGTGAGCTCGTGCCCTGCTTCTCCACTAGCACCACCACCGGCGCCGCCCTGGATGCCGCCGCGCTCGGCATCGGGCAGCCGTACAACGCAGCAGTCCCGCCGCCGCTGGCCTTCgaggcgccgccgctgccgacTCCGGCCTTCTTCCCGAACCTGCGTTCGTCCCTGCAGGTGCAGGACAACCACCTCCAGCTGCCACTGTTCCTCTCCGCAGGCGGAGGAGGCGGCCTGTCCGGGACGCTGGGTGGCGGGGCTCTCCACCACTGGCCCTTCGCCGGCATGGAGGTCAAGGTCGAGGGCCGCTCCGCGCCGCCGCAGATGGCCGTCGGCCCCGGCCAGCTCGATGGCGCCTTCGGCTGGGGCTTCTAG